Proteins co-encoded in one Arachis hypogaea cultivar Tifrunner chromosome 13, arahy.Tifrunner.gnm2.J5K5, whole genome shotgun sequence genomic window:
- the LOC112738370 gene encoding protein TRANSPARENT TESTA 9 isoform X3: MRKIMTLNLKTCPGMDQIWTAYDHSHVHFLKELDGVWFDHIPDIVRNEWSSCTKVLEQSSQYKDPIFMLELVLPQQSTNGQTSSYFAWQKTVDAVKAFILHFQLKTFIFKQSGIPCTIAFSNAKIRDVYVVPMVHKNTRKLLLTEKHPFRSRHGVVITIAPLAGLCPTIDKDHPSWLHLRVREFNPKLYATKAKGNHLSMPDHFVDGRWILGFPDAKACKDAHLAILREITKQRSAVEAILAPLLNYDLGLAEENREK; encoded by the exons ATGAGGAAGATAATGACCTTGAATTTGAAAACTTGTCCTGGAATGGATCAGATATGG ACTGCATATGATCACTCACATGTACATTTTCTGAAAGAACTTGATGGAGTTTGGTTTGATCATATTCCGGATATTGTAAGAAATGAATGGTCAAGCTGTACAAAAG TTTTGGAGCAATCTTCCCAATATAAAGATCCAATATTTATGTTGGAACTTGTTCTTCCCCAACAATCCACCAATG GTCAAACATCTTCCTATTTTGCATGGCAAAAGACAGTTGATGCAGTGAAG GCTTTTATTCTCCACTTTCAGCTGAAGACATTTATATTCAAAC AATCTGGAATACCTTGTACAATTGCATTTTCAAATGCCAAAATTAGAGATGTATATGTAGTACCAATGGTACATAAGAATACCAGAAAATTGCTTCTCACAGAGAAACACCCATTTCGAAGCCGGCATGGGGTAGTGATAACAATTGCTCCATTGGCAGGGTTATGT CCAACAATAGATAAGGATCACCCCTCATGGTTGCATCTTCGAGTAAGAGAGTTCAACCCCAAGTTGTATGCAACTAAAGCTAAAGGAAATCATCTTAGCATGCCTGATCATTTTGTGGATGGGAGATGGATCCTTGGTTTTCCAGATGCAAAAGCTTGTAAGGATGCTCATTTAGCCATTCTTCGCGAAATTACCAAGCAGAGATCAGCTGTGGAGGCCATTCTTGCTCCATTACTTAATTATGATCTTGGATTAGCTgaagaaaacagagaaaaataa
- the LOC112738370 gene encoding protein TRANSPARENT TESTA 9 isoform X1 produces the protein MRKIMTLNLKTCPGMDQIWTAYDHSHVHFLKELDGVWFDHIPDIVRNEWSSCTKVLEQSSQYKDPIFMLELVLPQQSTNGQTSSYFAWQKTVDAVKAFILHFQLKTFIFKRELAENPLIAISSNDSGIICSSNVSSASFGSNVSLESGIPCTIAFSNAKIRDVYVVPMVHKNTRKLLLTEKHPFRSRHGVVITIAPLAGLCPTIDKDHPSWLHLRVREFNPKLYATKAKGNHLSMPDHFVDGRWILGFPDAKACKDAHLAILREITKQRSAVEAILAPLLNYDLGLAEENREK, from the exons ATGAGGAAGATAATGACCTTGAATTTGAAAACTTGTCCTGGAATGGATCAGATATGG ACTGCATATGATCACTCACATGTACATTTTCTGAAAGAACTTGATGGAGTTTGGTTTGATCATATTCCGGATATTGTAAGAAATGAATGGTCAAGCTGTACAAAAG TTTTGGAGCAATCTTCCCAATATAAAGATCCAATATTTATGTTGGAACTTGTTCTTCCCCAACAATCCACCAATG GTCAAACATCTTCCTATTTTGCATGGCAAAAGACAGTTGATGCAGTGAAG GCTTTTATTCTCCACTTTCAGCTGAAGACATTTATATTCAAACGTGAGTTGGCAGAGAATCCATTGATTGCCATTTCTAGCAATGATTCTGGAATAATCTGTTCTTCAAATGTTTCTTCTGCTAGCTTTGGGTCTAATGTTTCTTTGG AATCTGGAATACCTTGTACAATTGCATTTTCAAATGCCAAAATTAGAGATGTATATGTAGTACCAATGGTACATAAGAATACCAGAAAATTGCTTCTCACAGAGAAACACCCATTTCGAAGCCGGCATGGGGTAGTGATAACAATTGCTCCATTGGCAGGGTTATGT CCAACAATAGATAAGGATCACCCCTCATGGTTGCATCTTCGAGTAAGAGAGTTCAACCCCAAGTTGTATGCAACTAAAGCTAAAGGAAATCATCTTAGCATGCCTGATCATTTTGTGGATGGGAGATGGATCCTTGGTTTTCCAGATGCAAAAGCTTGTAAGGATGCTCATTTAGCCATTCTTCGCGAAATTACCAAGCAGAGATCAGCTGTGGAGGCCATTCTTGCTCCATTACTTAATTATGATCTTGGATTAGCTgaagaaaacagagaaaaataa
- the LOC112738370 gene encoding protein TRANSPARENT TESTA 9 isoform X2: protein MQLALSVIEAPTGNEEDNDLEFENLSWNGSDMVLEQSSQYKDPIFMLELVLPQQSTNGQTSSYFAWQKTVDAVKAFILHFQLKTFIFKRELAENPLIAISSNDSGIICSSNVSSASFGSNVSLESGIPCTIAFSNAKIRDVYVVPMVHKNTRKLLLTEKHPFRSRHGVVITIAPLAGLCPTIDKDHPSWLHLRVREFNPKLYATKAKGNHLSMPDHFVDGRWILGFPDAKACKDAHLAILREITKQRSAVEAILAPLLNYDLGLAEENREK from the exons ATGCAACTTGCTCTTAGTGTGATTGAAGCACCCACTGGCAATGAGGAAGATAATGACCTTGAATTTGAAAACTTGTCCTGGAATGGATCAGATATGG TTTTGGAGCAATCTTCCCAATATAAAGATCCAATATTTATGTTGGAACTTGTTCTTCCCCAACAATCCACCAATG GTCAAACATCTTCCTATTTTGCATGGCAAAAGACAGTTGATGCAGTGAAG GCTTTTATTCTCCACTTTCAGCTGAAGACATTTATATTCAAACGTGAGTTGGCAGAGAATCCATTGATTGCCATTTCTAGCAATGATTCTGGAATAATCTGTTCTTCAAATGTTTCTTCTGCTAGCTTTGGGTCTAATGTTTCTTTGG AATCTGGAATACCTTGTACAATTGCATTTTCAAATGCCAAAATTAGAGATGTATATGTAGTACCAATGGTACATAAGAATACCAGAAAATTGCTTCTCACAGAGAAACACCCATTTCGAAGCCGGCATGGGGTAGTGATAACAATTGCTCCATTGGCAGGGTTATGT CCAACAATAGATAAGGATCACCCCTCATGGTTGCATCTTCGAGTAAGAGAGTTCAACCCCAAGTTGTATGCAACTAAAGCTAAAGGAAATCATCTTAGCATGCCTGATCATTTTGTGGATGGGAGATGGATCCTTGGTTTTCCAGATGCAAAAGCTTGTAAGGATGCTCATTTAGCCATTCTTCGCGAAATTACCAAGCAGAGATCAGCTGTGGAGGCCATTCTTGCTCCATTACTTAATTATGATCTTGGATTAGCTgaagaaaacagagaaaaataa